DNA from Pseudomonas putida:
CGCGCTTCAGCTCAACGGTGCACGAGGGCAGTGTGCAGGGTTTTAGCGTGATGGCTATTGGCTCCGACTCGACCGTTTTTCGAATGGTTCAGAAAAAAATGCGCTGCGAGCGGATTTTTTTCTGACTGATTGGTCAGCGAGGATTTGCTGGAACTTTCTCGGCCGAGGGCGGTATTCCGGGCCTTTCAGGGGCCCGGAACATGGAGGGCAGGCTATTTTTCGTTATCGACGGCAGTGTTGCTCAAGCTGTGCAGGTGCTGGCGCGACAGGGTGAGAAAGCGTGGAGTAGGGCCGACATCCTCGTACAGCGGGTCGCCTTCTTCATCGGTGGCGATGACCTGCCGGCCCTGCACATAGGGGAAGCTGGCTTCAAGTTCTTCGAGGGCGGCGGCGACCAGTTCGCCGAGCAGTTCTTCGGCGGTGCGCTTGGGGTACATGTCGATCAGCGCGGCCAGGCGCGCCTCGGACTCCAGGTCCAGATGCAAGACATGCCCTGTGCGACTGAGCGTGCCAGCGGCATTCTGTTCCCAGTGCTGGGCGAGTTCACGGATTTTCATGATGACCTCTGGTTACGCCTGCTAAGGCTGCATGGCATGGGAGTGCTGTGCTTTCACTTTAGTTTGCTTTGACCGATCACGGCTTGCCATGGCTGCGCGGCAAGGGGCACTCTTTGACAGAGCTGTGTACAGGAGTGCGCCAGAGCCGCGCCAAAGAGAGGGCCAATGACCGATATCGATGTGCGTTTGCGTGAAGATGTCCATGTGTTGGGTGAACTGCTTGGCGAAACCATTCGCCAGCAGCACGGTGATGCGTTCCTGCAGAAGATCGAGGACATTCGCCACAGTGCCAAGGCCGACCGCCGTGGCCCCGGTGAGCAACTGAGCTCGACCCTGGCGGACCTTGCCGAAGACGACCTGTTGCCTGTGGCCAGGGCCTTCAACCAGTTCCTCAACCTGGCCAACATGGCCGAACAGTACCAGTTGATCCGCCGCCGCGACGCCGATCAGCCCGAGCCTTTCGAAGCGCGGGTGTTGCCTGAGTTGCTGGCGCGTCTGAAGCAGGCTGGCCACAGCAACGATGCCTTGGCCCGACAACTGGCCAAGCTCGACATCCAATTGGTGCTCACCGCTCACCCCACCGAGGTAGCCCGCCGCACGCTGATCCAGAAATACGACGCCATTGCAGGTCAACTGGCCGCGCAGGACCACCGCGACCTGAGCCCGGCCGAGCGCCAGCAGGTTCGCGAACGCCTGCGCCGGCTGATCGCCGAAGCCTGGCACACCGAAGAAATCCGCCGCACCCGCCCCACGCCGGTAGACGAAGCCAAGTGGGGCTTCGCAGTGATCGAGCATTCGCTGTGGCACGCCATCCCCAGCCATCTGCGCAAGGTCGACAAGGCCCTGCTGGAGGCCACTGGCCTGCGCCTGCCGCTGGAGGCCGCGCCAATCCGCTTTGCCTCGTGGATGGGCGGTGACCGTGATGGCAACCCCAACGTGACCGCTGCCGTCACCCGCGAAGTGCTGCTGTTGGCGCGCTGGATGGCCGCCGACCTGTTCTTGCGCAACATCGATGCATTGGCTGCGGAGCTGTCGATGCAGCAGGCCAACGACGCCCTGCGCGAACGGGTCGGCGACAGTGCCGAGCCTTACCGCGCCGTGCTCAAGCAACTGCGCGACCGCTTGCGGGCGACACGAGCCTGGGCGCACTCGGCCCTGGCCAGCAACCAGCCGGCCGGTGCCGAGGTGCTGGTGGATAACCGCGACCTGATCGCGCCGCTGGAGCTGTGCTACCAGTCGCTGCATGATTGCGGCATGGGTGTGATCGCCGAGGGGCCGCTGCTCGACTGCCTGCGCCGCGCCGTTACCTTCGGCCTGTTCCTGGGCCGCCTGGACGTGCGCCAGGACGCTGCCCGCCACCGTGATGCGCTGACCGAGATCACCGATTACCTGGGCCTGGGGCGTTATGCCGATTGGGACGAAGAGCAGCGAATCGGGTTCCTCCAGGCCGAGCTGAAAAACCGCCGGCCGCTGTTACCTGCGCATTTCAAACCGCAGGCGGATACCGCCGAAGTGCTGGCCACTTGCAGAGAAGTCGCCGCCGCGCCGGCTGCCTCGCTGGGCTCGTATGTCATCTCCATGGCGGGTGCCGCCTCGGATGTGCTGGCCGTGCAACTGCTGCTCAAGGAAGCTGGCCTGACTCGCCCCATGCGCGTGGTGCCGCTGTTCGAAACCCTGGCCGACCTCGACAACGCCGGCCCGGTGATGCAGCGCCTGCTCGGCCTGCCGGGCTATCGCGCCGGCCTGCGTGGCCCGCAGGAAGTGATGATCGGTTACTCGGACTCGGCCAAGGACGCTGGCACCACCGCCGCTGCCTGGGCACAGTACCGTGCCCAGGAAAACCTGGTGCGAATCTGCGCCGAGCATCAGGTCGAGCTGCTGCTGTTCCACGGCCGTGGCGGCACCGTTGGGCGCGGCGGTGGCCCGGCGCATGCGGCGATTCTGTCGCAGCCACCGGGTTCGGTGGCGGGGCGTTTTCGCACTACCGAGCAGGGCGAAATGATCCGTTTCAAGTTCGGCTTGCCGGGTATCGCCGAACAAAACCTCAACCTGTACCTGGCGGCCGTACTCGAAGCCACACTACTGCCACCTCCGCCACCGCAGCCGGCTTGGCGCGAGTTGATGGACCAGTTGGCCGCCGATGGTGTGAAGGCTTACCGCAGCGTGGTGCGGGAGAACCCCGATTTCGTCGAGTACTTCCGCCAGTCGACGCCAGAACAGGAGCTGGGGCGCCTGCCGCTGGGCAGCCGCCCGGCCAAGCGCCGCGCCGGGGGCATCGAAAGCCTGCGGGCCATCCCATGGATCTTCGGCTGGACCCAGACCCGGCTGATGTTGCCGGCCTGGCTGGGCTGGGAGACCGCACTGAGCAACGCCTTGGCCCGTGGCCAGGGTGAGTTGCTGGCGCAGATGCGCGAGCAGTGGCCGTTCTTCCGCACCCGCATCGATATGTTGGAAATGGTGCTGGCCAAGGCCGATGCGCAAATTGCCGAGGCCTACGACGAACGTCTAGTGCAACCGCACTTGCTTCCTTTAGGTGCGCACCTGCGCGACCTATTGTCGCAGTCGTGCCAGGTGGTGCTGGGCCTGACCGGGCAGCCGGTGCTACTGGCGCACAGCCCCGAGACGCTGGAATTCATCAGCCTGCGCAATACCTACCTGGACCCACTGCACCGCCTGCAGGCCGAGTTGCTGGCTCGCTCGCGCAGCCGCGAAGCCGCTCTGGACAGCCCGTTGGAGCAGGCCTTGCTGGTGACCGTGGCGGGTATTGCCGCCGGGTTGCGCAACACCGGCTGAGGGCATGCCCGGGCCATGCCTGGCGAGTGCCGAGCAGGCCCGGCACAAGGACGGGGAGGGTGGTTGCGCCGGGCGCAACCGCCAGTCTGCTGAGCCGCAAGTGGCGCATTCCTGCAACTTTGGGACGCTTGTCTGGCTGCCGAGCGCTGTGTATCTTGAGCAGCCTTCTGACCGATTTATGGTCATACCCGATTTTCCGGACTTGGCCCTGGTTGCCGAATCCATTGAATTTCATAAAAAAATTTGAGGAGCACGAGATGCGCGTAATTCTGCTGGGAGCTCCCGGGGCCGGTAAAGGTACTCAGGCAAAGTTCATCACCGAAAAGTTCGGTATCCCTCAGATCTCCACCGGTGACATGCTGCGTGCCGCCGTCAAGGCCGGCACCCCGCTGGGCCTGGAACTGAAGAAAGTCATGGATGCCGGCCAGCTGGTTTCCGACGAGTTGATCATCAGCCTGGTCAAGGAGCGCATCGCCCAGCCTGATTGCGCCAACGGCTGCCTGTTCGATGGCTTCCCACGCACCATCCCGCAAGCCGAAGCCATGGTGGCTGCTGGTGTCGACATCGACGCCGTGGTCGAAATTGCCGTGGATGACGAAGAAATCGTCGGCCGCATGGCTGGCCGCCGTGTGCACCTGGCCTCGGGCCGCACCTACCACATTCAGTACAACCCGCCGAAAGTGGAAGGCAAGGACGACGTCACTGGCGAAGACCTGATCCAGCGCGACGACGACAAGGAAGAAACCGTTCGCCATCGCCTGTCGGTCTACCACACCCAGACCAAGCCGCTGGTGGACTTCTACCAGAAGCTGTCGGCCGCCAATGCTGGCAAGCCGAAGTACAGCCACATCGAAGGTGTCGGTTCGGTCGACGCCATCACTGCCAAGGTCCTGGCAGCCCTGAGCTGATCCTGGATTGACGCACATCGACAACGGCCCGCTTGCGGGCCGTTGTCGTTTATACTGCCGCTCTTTTCATTCGCACCTGGATACCCGTTCGATGACCACCCTGCTGGCCCTGGATACCGCCACCGAAGCCTGTTCCGTCGCGCTGCTGCATGACGGCAAGGTAACCAGCCATTACGAGGTGATCCCGCGCATGCATGCCCAGAAGCTGCTGCCGATGATCAAGCAACTGCTGGCCGAATCTGGCGTGGCATTGAATGCGTTGGATGCCATTGCCTTCGGCCGTGGCCCAGGTGCGTTCACCGGTGTGCGCATCGCCATCGGCGTGGTCCAGGGCCTGGCCTTTGCCCTCGAGCGCCCGGTGCTGCCGGTGTCCAACCTGGCCGCACTGGCCCAGGGTGCGTTGCGCGAGCAGGGCGTGCAGCAGGTGGCGGCTGCCATTGATGCGCGCATGGATGAAGTGTACTGGGGCTGCTACCAGGCTACGGCGGGCGAAATGCGCCTGGTCGGCCGTGAGGCGGTATTGCCGCCTGAGCAGGTGGCTCTGCCGGCGGGCAGCAATGGCGAGTGGTTCGGTGCCGGCACCGGGTGGGGCTACGCAGAGCGGCTGGCGGTGCAGGTGGCGGCCAGCAACCCTGGCGCGTTGCCCAATGCCCTGGACGTGCTCAGCCTGGCGACCTTTGCCTGGGCACGTGGCGAGGCAATCGTCGCCGAGCAGGCGCAACCGGTGTATCTGCGCGATAATGTAGCTACGCCCAAGAAGCACTGAGTGCTGTTCGTCGGTTATCGCCGATCACGCTAAAACCTTTTGTGCGATCTGTGGTCCAGTTATCACTCAAGCATTAGCGACGGAACTCTGATGCTGCTAAATTGCCATCATTGGTCCTGAGTGCTCATGCCATGCGTATCGACGGTTTCTCCTCGCAGTCCTATCCGGTCAAGCGCGCCCCGCGCAAGGCAGCGGTGCGTGACGAGGCCATCGACGATGCCGAGGTGGTCGAGGAGGCCGAAACCGCCCCGCAGGAAGCCACCGCCCGCCGCCGCAGCGGTGGCCTGCCAGCCCGCCAGCAGGACATGGTCTTCCCCCGCGCCCGTGACCGCCGCACTGCCACCGCGCTGGCCAGCTACCTGAGCACCGCCGGTTTTAACGACTGGGACATGGAAGTACTGGGGCTCGACCTGTACATTTAGTGGATGAGTCCATCCCCACTGCCTTACTTTCTCGGTTGCCCGTCATGGAGCGAAAACGCCTGGCGCGACTACCTGTACCCCGCCGACGCCAGCAGCAATGAAATGCTTGGCTTCTACAGCCAGGTGTTCAACGCCGTCGAAGGCAACACCACCTTCTACGCACGCCCCGCCCCCGGCACCATTGCCCGCTGGGCGCAGGTGATGCCCGCGCACTTTCGCTTTACCGCCAAGTTTCCAAGGGACGTCAGCCACGAGGGCGACCTGCGCGATCAGCTTGAGCCTGCCTTCGATTTCACCCGGCTGATGGCCCCGCTGGGCCAGCGCGTATCGCCCTACTGGCTGCAGCTTCCGGCTCAGTTCGGCCCTGCACGCCTGGGCGAGCTATGCCACTTCCTCGATGAAATTGCCGTGCCAGTGGCGGTGGAAGTGCGCAACCAGGCCTTTTTCGCCAAGGGGGAGGAAGAGCGGCTGCTCAACCGCTTGCTGCACGAACGTGGCGTCGAACGTATCTGCCTTGACCCGCGTGCGCTGTTCAGTTGCACCTCCCGCGACCCTGCCGTGCTGCATGCGCAGTCCAAGAAGCCCAAGGTGCCGCCACGGCCGGCCGCCTTCAGCCAGCATCCGCAGGTGCGCTTCATTGGCCATCCCGAACTGCAGGCCAACGAAACCTTCCTTACGCCCTGGGTAGACAAGGTTGCTGGCTGGATCGAGGAGGGCCGCAACCCGTACATCTTCCTGCACACATCGGACAACCGCTTGGCAGCCGCCTTGGCTCAGCGCTTTCACCAGCGGCTGATGGCACGCCTGCCGGGCCTTGCACCTTTGCCGGAATTGCCCCGCGCGCCCGAGGTCGAACAACTGGGGCTACTCTGACCTTTCCCTGACTGCCGGAGGTTGAACCATGGACGTGCAAACCCTGAGAGCCGAAGCTTTCAAGGCGCTACACGCGCGCGAAGGCGCGTTCGTCATCCCCAACCCGTGGGATGCCGGCTCTGCCAAGTTGCTCGCCAGCCTGGGGTTCGAAGCGCTGGCCACCACCAGTGCGGGCCTGGCCTTCAGCCTGGGTCGGCCAGACGCCGAAGGCGCCTTGAGCCTGGACGATACCCTGGACAATGCCGGCGAGATCGTCGATGCCACCGCGTTGCCGGTGGCCGCCGATCTGGAGAACGGCTTTGGCGACTTGCCTGAAACCTGTGCCCAGACCATCCTGCGTGCTGCCGAAGTCGGCCTGGTCGGTGGCTCCATCGAAGATGCCAGTGGCCGCAGTGATGCGCCCATCTACGATTTAGGGTTGGCCGTGGAGCGTGTGCGCGCCGCTGTGCAGGCGGCGCGTAGCCTGCCATTCCCGTTCACCTTGTGCGCCAGGGCAGAAAACCTGCTGCACGGCCGCATGGACCTGGACGACACCATCCTGCGTCTGCAAGCCTATGCCGAGGCCGGCGCCGATGTGCTGTACGCCCCCGGCCTGCGCACGGTGGAAGAAGTGCGCGCGGTGGTGCAAGCCGTCGCACCGCGCCCGGTGAATGTGCTGATGGGCATGGCGGGCGTGCCGCTGAGCGTGAACCAGTTGCAGGACCTGGGGGTGCGCCGTATCAGTGTTGGTTCGTCGCTGGCCCGTGCTGCACTCGGGGCCTTGCACCGGGCCGCGCTGGAAATTCGTGATGAGGGCACGTTCGGCTATGGTGAGCAGGCACTGCCGTTCGCTCAGCTCAACGACCTGTTTCGCCGCTGATGAGGGCAGTGCTGGCGCTGTTGGCCGGCCTGCTGCTATTGGCGGGCCTGGCCTGGCACCTCGGCTGGCGCCTGCCTGGCGCATGGAACCCGTGGGCGCCGCTGGACGTGCGCCAGCCGCCCAACCTGCTGACGCCGTACAAGCTTTCGCGCTTGCGCGATGACCCGGCGTTGTGCCGTCAAGCGCTTGAAACCAGCCAACTGCGCTACCGGGCACAAGCTGACAGTCAGGCTTCGGCCGACTGCCCGCTGCAAAATATCTGGCGCATTGACGGCGGCCAGGCGCGGCTCAGCAGCAGCTTCCTGGCCAGTTGCCCGTTGGCGGTGGCCTATGCGCTGTTCGAGAAGCATGGGTTGCAACCGGTGGCGCAGCGGTTACTGGGCCAACCCGTGGCGCAAGTCGATCACCTGGGCAGCTTTGCCTGCCGCAATGTCTACCACCGCAAGCAAGGCCGCTTGAGCCAGCACGCGACGGCCAATGCGCTGGATATAAGCGGTTTCCGCTTGCAGGACGGTCAGCGCATCGTGCTGGCGCGTGACTGGCAGGCGGGTGGGCAGAGGGCGGAGTTCTTGCGTCAGGTGCAGCAGGCGGCTTGCAAGAGTTTCAGCACGGTGCTTGGCCCGGACTACAACGCCGCGCACCGTAATCACTATCACATGGACATGGGGCGCTGGCAGATCTGCCGTTAGCCTCAGGCGTGAACGCGCACATTGTTCAGCACCACCGGGCGCGCCCAGTGCATGTCGAACTCCAGGTCGTTCTGCTGCTTGGCCAGGGTGGCATGGTCGAACGGCTCGGGTGCTGGGTCCAGCAGGTTGGTCTCGAACTCGGCGATGGGCAGGAACAGCGAGCGCGGAGCAGGGCCTGGGCCGGGCTCGGCAAGCGGTTGGCCCTGGTTCATCACGACGGGGCGCAGCCAGCTGTTGTTGATGTCCAGCTGGCGTTGCTGCTCGATCAGCTCGATGGCGCTGAACGGCTCGGGGGCCGGTGGCAGCAACTTGGCTTCAAGCTCTGCCTTGGGCAGGAACAGCGGTTCGGGTGGTGCCACCACGGTGTCTTGCACCGGGCAGGCGCGCTGGGCGTCGATCATGGCCAGCGCACGCGCACCGCCGACGGGTTCGCCGCTGTGCTGGTCGTATTGCGCGAACGACTGGCTGACGCTGTCTACCGGCTCTTCCTGTTGCTCGGCCATGGCCCGGGCAAAAAAATCCTGCCACAGGTGGCTGACGCCCCCGAGTGCCTGGGTGTTGTGCTGACTGTAGTTGCCGACTGGCGACAAATAGGTCAAGCCGATGGGAAGAGTATCTGACATGGCAGTCGCGCGCGTTGTGCTCTGGCAGAATAGCGGGATATTGCCTGTATCGGCTGTGACGGCCGATACATTAATGGCGGGGTTCAATTTTCAGGTGTATGTGATGGAAGAGCAGGGCACAGGTATCCGGGTCGAGGCGTTGTCGGCTGAATTTGCGGCGCAAGCCGCTGCGTGGGCTGAGCGCCTGGAGCTGCCGCTGCACGACGAGGCCGCTGATTTCGCCGTGCAGGTTGGCGCTGATGGCTTGCAGATTCAACAGTTGGGGCCCCAGGCGCCTGGGCCGGTGCGGGTGGACTTCGTTGAAGGCCAGGCCGCGCACCGGCGCCAGTTTGGCGGTGGCAACGGGCAAATGATCGCCAAGGCCGTGGGCATTGCCCAAGGCGTGCGGCCACAAGTGCTGGACGCCACGGCGGGGCTGGGCAAGGACGCGTTCGTACTGGCCAGCCTGGACTGCCAGATGACCCTGATCGAACGCCAGCCGCTGATTGCCGCGCTGCTGGAGGATGGCCTGGCACGGGCTCGCGCGGATGAAGAAGTGGGGGCGATCGTCGGGCGCATGCGCCTGCTGACCGGCAACGCCATCGAGCGCATGCGCGCCTGGGAAGGCGAGCCACCACAGGTGATCTACCTCGACCCGATGTTCCCGCACCGGGACAAGAGTGCGCTGGTGAAAAAAGAAATGCGCGTATTCCGGCCGTTGGTGGGTGATGACCTGGATGCCCCGGCCCTGCTCGAAGCAGCCTTGGCGCTGGCCAGCCACCGGGTGGTGGTGAAGCGCCCGCGCAA
Protein-coding regions in this window:
- the tsaB gene encoding tRNA (adenosine(37)-N6)-threonylcarbamoyltransferase complex dimerization subunit type 1 TsaB, translating into MTTLLALDTATEACSVALLHDGKVTSHYEVIPRMHAQKLLPMIKQLLAESGVALNALDAIAFGRGPGAFTGVRIAIGVVQGLAFALERPVLPVSNLAALAQGALREQGVQQVAAAIDARMDEVYWGCYQATAGEMRLVGREAVLPPEQVALPAGSNGEWFGAGTGWGYAERLAVQVAASNPGALPNALDVLSLATFAWARGEAIVAEQAQPVYLRDNVATPKKH
- a CDS encoding DUF72 domain-containing protein gives rise to the protein MSPSPLPYFLGCPSWSENAWRDYLYPADASSNEMLGFYSQVFNAVEGNTTFYARPAPGTIARWAQVMPAHFRFTAKFPRDVSHEGDLRDQLEPAFDFTRLMAPLGQRVSPYWLQLPAQFGPARLGELCHFLDEIAVPVAVEVRNQAFFAKGEEERLLNRLLHERGVERICLDPRALFSCTSRDPAVLHAQSKKPKVPPRPAAFSQHPQVRFIGHPELQANETFLTPWVDKVAGWIEEGRNPYIFLHTSDNRLAAALAQRFHQRLMARLPGLAPLPELPRAPEVEQLGLL
- a CDS encoding oxaloacetate decarboxylase, which gives rise to MDVQTLRAEAFKALHAREGAFVIPNPWDAGSAKLLASLGFEALATTSAGLAFSLGRPDAEGALSLDDTLDNAGEIVDATALPVAADLENGFGDLPETCAQTILRAAEVGLVGGSIEDASGRSDAPIYDLGLAVERVRAAVQAARSLPFPFTLCARAENLLHGRMDLDDTILRLQAYAEAGADVLYAPGLRTVEEVRAVVQAVAPRPVNVLMGMAGVPLSVNQLQDLGVRRISVGSSLARAALGALHRAALEIRDEGTFGYGEQALPFAQLNDLFRR
- a CDS encoding extensin family protein; its protein translation is MRAVLALLAGLLLLAGLAWHLGWRLPGAWNPWAPLDVRQPPNLLTPYKLSRLRDDPALCRQALETSQLRYRAQADSQASADCPLQNIWRIDGGQARLSSSFLASCPLAVAYALFEKHGLQPVAQRLLGQPVAQVDHLGSFACRNVYHRKQGRLSQHATANALDISGFRLQDGQRIVLARDWQAGGQRAEFLRQVQQAACKSFSTVLGPDYNAAHRNHYHMDMGRWQICR
- a CDS encoding energy transducer TonB — its product is MSDTLPIGLTYLSPVGNYSQHNTQALGGVSHLWQDFFARAMAEQQEEPVDSVSQSFAQYDQHSGEPVGGARALAMIDAQRACPVQDTVVAPPEPLFLPKAELEAKLLPPAPEPFSAIELIEQQRQLDINNSWLRPVVMNQGQPLAEPGPGPAPRSLFLPIAEFETNLLDPAPEPFDHATLAKQQNDLEFDMHWARPVVLNNVRVHA
- the adk gene encoding adenylate kinase; its protein translation is MRVILLGAPGAGKGTQAKFITEKFGIPQISTGDMLRAAVKAGTPLGLELKKVMDAGQLVSDELIISLVKERIAQPDCANGCLFDGFPRTIPQAEAMVAAGVDIDAVVEIAVDDEEIVGRMAGRRVHLASGRTYHIQYNPPKVEGKDDVTGEDLIQRDDDKEETVRHRLSVYHTQTKPLVDFYQKLSAANAGKPKYSHIEGVGSVDAITAKVLAALS
- a CDS encoding class I SAM-dependent methyltransferase, whose product is MEEQGTGIRVEALSAEFAAQAAAWAERLELPLHDEAADFAVQVGADGLQIQQLGPQAPGPVRVDFVEGQAAHRRQFGGGNGQMIAKAVGIAQGVRPQVLDATAGLGKDAFVLASLDCQMTLIERQPLIAALLEDGLARARADEEVGAIVGRMRLLTGNAIERMRAWEGEPPQVIYLDPMFPHRDKSALVKKEMRVFRPLVGDDLDAPALLEAALALASHRVVVKRPRKAPIIDGPKPSHSLEGKSSRYDIYPKKALKA
- the ppc gene encoding phosphoenolpyruvate carboxylase, with protein sequence MTDIDVRLREDVHVLGELLGETIRQQHGDAFLQKIEDIRHSAKADRRGPGEQLSSTLADLAEDDLLPVARAFNQFLNLANMAEQYQLIRRRDADQPEPFEARVLPELLARLKQAGHSNDALARQLAKLDIQLVLTAHPTEVARRTLIQKYDAIAGQLAAQDHRDLSPAERQQVRERLRRLIAEAWHTEEIRRTRPTPVDEAKWGFAVIEHSLWHAIPSHLRKVDKALLEATGLRLPLEAAPIRFASWMGGDRDGNPNVTAAVTREVLLLARWMAADLFLRNIDALAAELSMQQANDALRERVGDSAEPYRAVLKQLRDRLRATRAWAHSALASNQPAGAEVLVDNRDLIAPLELCYQSLHDCGMGVIAEGPLLDCLRRAVTFGLFLGRLDVRQDAARHRDALTEITDYLGLGRYADWDEEQRIGFLQAELKNRRPLLPAHFKPQADTAEVLATCREVAAAPAASLGSYVISMAGAASDVLAVQLLLKEAGLTRPMRVVPLFETLADLDNAGPVMQRLLGLPGYRAGLRGPQEVMIGYSDSAKDAGTTAAAWAQYRAQENLVRICAEHQVELLLFHGRGGTVGRGGGPAHAAILSQPPGSVAGRFRTTEQGEMIRFKFGLPGIAEQNLNLYLAAVLEATLLPPPPPQPAWRELMDQLAADGVKAYRSVVRENPDFVEYFRQSTPEQELGRLPLGSRPAKRRAGGIESLRAIPWIFGWTQTRLMLPAWLGWETALSNALARGQGELLAQMREQWPFFRTRIDMLEMVLAKADAQIAEAYDERLVQPHLLPLGAHLRDLLSQSCQVVLGLTGQPVLLAHSPETLEFISLRNTYLDPLHRLQAELLARSRSREAALDSPLEQALLVTVAGIAAGLRNTG
- a CDS encoding pilin assembly protein translates to MKIRELAQHWEQNAAGTLSRTGHVLHLDLESEARLAALIDMYPKRTAEELLGELVAAALEELEASFPYVQGRQVIATDEEGDPLYEDVGPTPRFLTLSRQHLHSLSNTAVDNEK